A window of Campylobacter ureolyticus contains these coding sequences:
- a CDS encoding tetratricopeptide repeat protein, which produces MKKVIVLLSFVCAVLLGNELETAFKAHKAGDYQKAFKHFKIACDNGVYLGCGGLGFLYQSGQGVEQNYKEAFKYNKLACDNGEYMSCYNLGVLYKNGQGVEQNHKEAFKHFKLACDNGEYIGCYNLGVLYKNGQGVEQNHKEAFKHFKLACDNGVNLGCGNLGFLYENGKGVRQSYSMAKEYYGKACDLGAQEGCDVFADLNQKGY; this is translated from the coding sequence ATGAAAAAAGTTATAGTTTTACTATCTTTTGTTTGTGCTGTTTTACTTGGTAATGAACTTGAAACTGCATTTAAAGCCCATAAAGCTGGAGATTATCAAAAAGCTTTTAAACACTTTAAAATTGCTTGTGATAATGGGGTGTATTTAGGTTGTGGCGGTCTTGGATTTTTATATCAGAGTGGTCAAGGTGTAGAGCAAAACTACAAAGAAGCTTTTAAATATAATAAATTAGCTTGTGATAATGGAGAGTATATGAGTTGTTACAATCTTGGAGTTTTATATAAAAATGGTCAAGGAGTGGAGCAAAACCACAAAGAAGCTTTTAAACACTTTAAGTTAGCTTGTGATAATGGAGAGTATATTGGTTGTTACAATCTTGGAGTTTTATATAAAAATGGTCAAGGAGTGGAGCAAAACCACAAAGAAGCTTTTAAACACTTTAAGTTAGCTTGTGATAATGGAGTGAATTTAGGTTGCGGCAATCTTGGATTTTTATACGAAAATGGTAAAGGTGTAAGACAGAGCTATAGCATGGCAAAAGAGTATTATGGCAAGGCTTGTGACTTAGGTGCTCAAGAAGGTTGTGATGTATTTGCAGATCTAAATCAAAAAGGCTACTAG
- a CDS encoding DMT family protein yields the protein MKPYYTIILLILSNIFMTIAWYGHLKLSKLPTFSSLSLIWIILLSWGVAFFEYCFQIPANRYGFVENGGAFNIWQLKVLQEVITLVVFTTFTLLVFKNETLRLNHIIGFIFLILAVYFIFKK from the coding sequence ATGAAACCATACTATACGATAATTTTGCTAATTTTATCAAATATATTTATGACAATTGCGTGGTATGGGCATTTAAAACTTAGCAAATTACCAACTTTTAGCTCACTTAGTCTTATTTGGATAATTTTGCTTAGTTGGGGAGTTGCATTTTTTGAATACTGCTTTCAAATTCCTGCAAACAGATATGGCTTTGTGGAAAATGGCGGTGCGTTTAATATATGGCAGTTAAAAGTATTGCAAGAAGTTATCACGCTAGTTGTATTTACGACATTTACACTGCTAGTTTTCAAAAATGAAACTTTAAGGTTAAATCACATAATAGGTTTTATTTTTCTTATATTAGCGGTCTATTTTATATTTAAAAAATAA
- a CDS encoding valine--tRNA ligase, translating into MDFYNPKDIEEKYYQICENRGYFEVDGNKNIQNGKKFCIMMPPPNVTGVLHIGHSLTFTLQDIMSRYKRMDGFKTLYQPGMDHAGIATQNVVEKKLLAKSITKESLGREKFVDEIWKWKEESGGTILKQMRKLGITPAWSRLRFTMDDGLKSAVRKAFVSLYNSGLIIRGNYMVNWCTHDGALSDVEVEHKEHVGKLYYLRYFLKDSDEFVVVATTRPETYFGDSAVMVNPNDERYTSLIGKKVVLPLIGREIPIIADEHVDMSFGTGVVKVTPAHDQNDYEVGNRHGLEFITIFDEKGILNDECGEFKGLERLDARQKVVAKLQEIGNVEKTEDYTNQVGYCYRCKNIVEPYISKQWFVKKEIATDAIKAVNNGEAQFFPAHWINSFNAWMRELKDWCISRQLWWGHQIPVFYCNECGHEWADEDENPACCPKCKSKNFYQDPDVLDTWFSSGLWPFSTLGWGNDENYKNEKWFENDLKEFYPNTMLITGFDILFFWVARMMFQSENALKKLPFKDIYLHALVKTATGEKMSKSSGNVIDPLVKIDEYSADILRFTLALLCIQGRDIRLSEEKLVQVRNFTNKLYNAHKFLLLNESKFPNLSELELKTELGIYMFSRFQNCVSETRKNLDEYRFNDAANEIYKFLWDEFCDWGIELSKAQKSAVKELGAIFKEAMKLLNPFMPFLSEYLWHELSGTSLQNSDSIMIMPYPKSTKQNDDIEAKFSLIIESIIAIRRAKATIDLGNSKIPLAYIKLNESINLENELKFIKLLAKCEDVKFVNEKVTDAVADVSQNLSVFVPLSGVDLSEILKRLNAQKTKLEKEILKLEGMLKNEKFIANAPAEVVQTNREGLENAQNQLSKVENEIRSLKS; encoded by the coding sequence GTGGATTTTTACAACCCAAAAGATATCGAAGAAAAATATTATCAAATTTGTGAAAACAGAGGCTATTTTGAAGTTGATGGTAATAAAAATATCCAAAATGGAAAAAAATTCTGTATTATGATGCCACCACCAAATGTTACTGGAGTGCTTCACATAGGGCATTCTTTAACTTTTACCTTGCAAGATATAATGTCGCGTTACAAAAGAATGGACGGCTTTAAAACACTCTATCAACCAGGTATGGATCACGCAGGAATAGCAACTCAAAATGTTGTTGAAAAAAAGCTTTTAGCAAAAAGTATCACAAAAGAGAGTCTTGGGCGTGAAAAATTCGTTGATGAAATTTGGAAATGGAAAGAAGAAAGTGGCGGCACCATCCTAAAACAGATGAGAAAACTAGGCATTACCCCTGCTTGGTCAAGACTTCGTTTTACAATGGACGATGGGCTTAAAAGTGCCGTTAGAAAGGCATTTGTAAGTCTTTATAACTCAGGTCTTATAATTCGTGGAAATTATATGGTAAATTGGTGCACACACGATGGAGCACTAAGTGATGTGGAAGTTGAACACAAAGAGCATGTTGGAAAGCTCTATTATTTAAGATATTTTTTAAAAGATAGTGATGAGTTTGTTGTAGTTGCCACAACTCGTCCTGAAACTTACTTTGGTGATAGCGCTGTTATGGTAAATCCAAACGATGAAAGATATACTAGCCTAATTGGCAAAAAAGTAGTTTTACCACTAATTGGTCGCGAAATTCCAATAATTGCCGATGAGCATGTTGATATGAGCTTTGGAACTGGCGTGGTAAAGGTAACTCCAGCTCATGATCAAAACGACTATGAAGTTGGCAACCGCCACGGCTTAGAGTTTATTACAATTTTTGATGAAAAAGGTATATTAAACGATGAGTGCGGCGAGTTTAAAGGACTTGAAAGACTAGACGCAAGACAAAAAGTTGTAGCAAAACTTCAAGAAATCGGCAATGTTGAAAAAACAGAAGACTATACCAATCAAGTTGGATACTGTTATCGCTGCAAAAATATCGTTGAACCATATATCTCAAAGCAGTGGTTTGTAAAAAAAGAGATTGCAACTGATGCCATAAAAGCTGTAAATAATGGCGAAGCTCAGTTTTTCCCAGCTCATTGGATAAATAGTTTTAACGCATGGATGAGAGAGTTAAAGGATTGGTGTATCTCAAGACAGCTTTGGTGGGGACATCAAATTCCTGTATTTTACTGCAATGAATGCGGTCATGAGTGGGCAGATGAAGATGAAAATCCAGCGTGTTGTCCAAAATGTAAAAGTAAAAATTTCTATCAAGATCCAGATGTCCTTGATACTTGGTTTAGTAGCGGACTTTGGCCATTTTCAACACTTGGTTGGGGCAATGATGAAAACTATAAAAATGAAAAATGGTTTGAAAATGACTTAAAAGAGTTTTACCCAAATACTATGCTAATAACTGGCTTTGATATTTTGTTTTTTTGGGTTGCAAGGATGATGTTTCAAAGTGAAAATGCACTAAAAAAACTGCCATTTAAGGATATCTATCTCCACGCTCTTGTTAAAACTGCAACAGGCGAAAAAATGAGCAAAAGTAGTGGCAATGTCATTGATCCACTCGTTAAAATTGATGAGTATAGTGCCGATATTTTGCGCTTTACTTTGGCACTTTTATGCATTCAAGGGCGCGATATTAGGCTAAGTGAAGAAAAGCTAGTTCAAGTTAGAAATTTCACAAACAAACTCTACAACGCTCATAAATTCCTACTTTTAAATGAGAGCAAATTTCCAAATTTAAGTGAGTTAGAGCTTAAAACAGAGCTTGGAATTTATATGTTTTCACGTTTTCAAAACTGCGTGAGTGAAACTAGAAAAAACCTTGATGAATACCGATTTAACGATGCTGCAAATGAAATTTATAAATTCCTATGGGATGAATTTTGCGATTGGGGAATTGAGTTAAGCAAGGCCCAAAAAAGTGCAGTTAAAGAACTTGGTGCGATTTTTAAAGAGGCTATGAAACTTTTAAATCCTTTTATGCCTTTTTTGAGTGAGTATTTGTGGCATGAGTTAAGTGGGACAAGTTTGCAAAACTCAGACTCAATTATGATAATGCCATATCCAAAATCTACTAAGCAAAATGATGACATCGAAGCAAAATTTAGCCTTATTATAGAAAGTATTATAGCAATCCGTCGTGCAAAAGCTACGATTGATTTAGGAAATTCAAAAATTCCACTTGCTTATATCAAACTAAATGAAAGTATAAATTTAGAAAATGAACTCAAATTTATAAAACTTCTTGCAAAATGCGAAGATGTTAAATTTGTAAATGAAAAAGTAACTGACGCAGTAGCTGATGTAAGTCAAAATTTAAGCGTTTTTGTACCTTTAAGTGGAGTTGATTTAAGTGAGATTTTAAAACGCCTTAACGCACAAAAAACAAAGCTTGAAAAAGAGATTTTAAAGCTTGAGGGAATGCTTAAAAATGAAAAATTTATCGCTAATGCCCCAGCTGAAGTTGTGCAAACTAACCGCGAAGGACTAGAAAACGCTCAAAATCAACTCAGCAAAGTTGAAAATGAGATAAGAAGCCTAAAATCATAA